In Anas platyrhynchos isolate ZD024472 breed Pekin duck chromosome 24, IASCAAS_PekinDuck_T2T, whole genome shotgun sequence, the following are encoded in one genomic region:
- the RCC1 gene encoding regulator of chromosome condensation isoform X1 has protein sequence MLGAGSAAAAEVSATMPGKRGAKKSPVPQDESPARKKLKVSHPSHRTQPGLVLSLGQGDVGQLGLGEGVMERKKPALVQLPELIVQAEAGGMHTVCLSETGKIYTFGCNDEGALGRDTSAEGSETTPGLVELQEKVVQVSAGDSHTAALTDDGRVFVWGSFRDNNGVIGLLEPMKTSSVPVLLQLSSPVVKIVSGNDHLVMLTMDGDLFTCGCGEQGQLGRVPELFANRGGRKGLQRLLVPQRVPVRGRGNKGKMRFQDAFCGAYFTFAVTQEGHIYGFGLSNYHQLGTQGTEPCFSPQNLTSFKNSTKSWLGFSGGQHHTVCVDSEGKAYSLGRAEYGRLGLGEGAEEKSTPTVIPDLPSISSVACGASVGYAVSSDGRAFAWGMGTNYQLGTGEEDDVWSPVQMTGKQLENRVVLAVSSGGQHTVLLVKDKEQS, from the exons ATGCTCGGGGCCgggagcgcggcggcggcggag gtctcagccacCATGCCGGGAAAACGCGGCGCAAAGAAAAGCCCCGTGCCACAGGACGAGTCTCCTGCCAGGAAAAAGCTTAAAG TCAGCCACCCGTCCCACCGCACGCAGCCCGGGCTGGTGCTGTCGCTGGGGCAGGGGGACGTcgggcagctggggctgggcgaGGGCGTGATGGAGAGGAAGAAGCCGGCCCTGGTGCAGCTGCCGGAGCTGATCGTGCAGGCGGAGGCAGGAGGGATGCACACCGTGTGCCTCAGCGAGACGGGCAAG ATCTACACCTTTGGCTGCAACGACGAAGGCGCCCTCGGGCGCGACACCTCGGCAGAAGGCTCTGAGACCACCCCGGGGCtggtggagctgcaggagaaggTGGTGCAGGTCTCGGCGGGGGACAGCCACACCGCAGCGCTGACGGATGACGGCAGGGTTTTTGTCTGGGGCTCGTTTCGG GATAACAACGGGGTGATCGGCCTGCTGGAGCCGATGAAGACGAGCTCTGTCCCTGTGCTCCTCCAGCTCAGCTCACCTGTCGTTAAAATTGTCTCAG GGAACGACCACTTGGTGATGCTGACGATGGATGGCGACCTGTTCACGTGTGGCTGCGGCGAGCAGGGCCAGCTGGGGAGAGTGCCGGAGCTCTTCGCCAACCGAGGAGGGCGGAAGGGGCTGC AGCGCCTGCTGGTCCCGCAGCGTGTCCCTGTCAGAGGCAGAGGCAACAAAGGCAAGATGCGCTTCCAGGACGCCTTCTGTGGGGCTTACTTCACCTTTGCTGTCACGCAGGAAGGGCACATCTACGGGTTCGGCCTCTCCAACTACCACCAGCTGG GCACCCAGGGCACCGAGCCCTGCTTCTCCCCGCAGAACCTGACGTCCTTCAAGAACTCCACCAAGTCCTGGCTCGGCTTCTCCGGCGGGCAGCACCACACCGTCTGCGTGGACTCGGAGG GTAAAGCCTACAGCCTGGGCCGGGCCGAGTACGGCCGCTTAGGGCTCGGGGAAGGGGCAGAAGAGAAGAGCACCCCCACCGTCATCCCCGACCTCCCCAGCATCTCCTCCGTGGCGTGCGGCGCGTCGGTCGGCTACGCTGTCAGCAGTGACG GACGAGCGTTTGCCTGGGGCATGGGCACCAACTACCAGCTGGGCACCGGGGAGGAGGACGACGTCTGGAGCCCCGTGCAGATGACGGGCAAGCAGCTGGAGAACCGCGTGGTCCTGGCCGTGTCCAGCGGAGGCCAACACACTGTCCTGCTGGTCAAGGACAAGGAGCAGAGTTGA
- the RCC1 gene encoding regulator of chromosome condensation isoform X2, protein MPGKRGAKKSPVPQDESPARKKLKVSHPSHRTQPGLVLSLGQGDVGQLGLGEGVMERKKPALVQLPELIVQAEAGGMHTVCLSETGKIYTFGCNDEGALGRDTSAEGSETTPGLVELQEKVVQVSAGDSHTAALTDDGRVFVWGSFRDNNGVIGLLEPMKTSSVPVLLQLSSPVVKIVSGNDHLVMLTMDGDLFTCGCGEQGQLGRVPELFANRGGRKGLQRLLVPQRVPVRGRGNKGKMRFQDAFCGAYFTFAVTQEGHIYGFGLSNYHQLGTQGTEPCFSPQNLTSFKNSTKSWLGFSGGQHHTVCVDSEGKAYSLGRAEYGRLGLGEGAEEKSTPTVIPDLPSISSVACGASVGYAVSSDGRAFAWGMGTNYQLGTGEEDDVWSPVQMTGKQLENRVVLAVSSGGQHTVLLVKDKEQS, encoded by the exons ATGCCGGGAAAACGCGGCGCAAAGAAAAGCCCCGTGCCACAGGACGAGTCTCCTGCCAGGAAAAAGCTTAAAG TCAGCCACCCGTCCCACCGCACGCAGCCCGGGCTGGTGCTGTCGCTGGGGCAGGGGGACGTcgggcagctggggctgggcgaGGGCGTGATGGAGAGGAAGAAGCCGGCCCTGGTGCAGCTGCCGGAGCTGATCGTGCAGGCGGAGGCAGGAGGGATGCACACCGTGTGCCTCAGCGAGACGGGCAAG ATCTACACCTTTGGCTGCAACGACGAAGGCGCCCTCGGGCGCGACACCTCGGCAGAAGGCTCTGAGACCACCCCGGGGCtggtggagctgcaggagaaggTGGTGCAGGTCTCGGCGGGGGACAGCCACACCGCAGCGCTGACGGATGACGGCAGGGTTTTTGTCTGGGGCTCGTTTCGG GATAACAACGGGGTGATCGGCCTGCTGGAGCCGATGAAGACGAGCTCTGTCCCTGTGCTCCTCCAGCTCAGCTCACCTGTCGTTAAAATTGTCTCAG GGAACGACCACTTGGTGATGCTGACGATGGATGGCGACCTGTTCACGTGTGGCTGCGGCGAGCAGGGCCAGCTGGGGAGAGTGCCGGAGCTCTTCGCCAACCGAGGAGGGCGGAAGGGGCTGC AGCGCCTGCTGGTCCCGCAGCGTGTCCCTGTCAGAGGCAGAGGCAACAAAGGCAAGATGCGCTTCCAGGACGCCTTCTGTGGGGCTTACTTCACCTTTGCTGTCACGCAGGAAGGGCACATCTACGGGTTCGGCCTCTCCAACTACCACCAGCTGG GCACCCAGGGCACCGAGCCCTGCTTCTCCCCGCAGAACCTGACGTCCTTCAAGAACTCCACCAAGTCCTGGCTCGGCTTCTCCGGCGGGCAGCACCACACCGTCTGCGTGGACTCGGAGG GTAAAGCCTACAGCCTGGGCCGGGCCGAGTACGGCCGCTTAGGGCTCGGGGAAGGGGCAGAAGAGAAGAGCACCCCCACCGTCATCCCCGACCTCCCCAGCATCTCCTCCGTGGCGTGCGGCGCGTCGGTCGGCTACGCTGTCAGCAGTGACG GACGAGCGTTTGCCTGGGGCATGGGCACCAACTACCAGCTGGGCACCGGGGAGGAGGACGACGTCTGGAGCCCCGTGCAGATGACGGGCAAGCAGCTGGAGAACCGCGTGGTCCTGGCCGTGTCCAGCGGAGGCCAACACACTGTCCTGCTGGTCAAGGACAAGGAGCAGAGTTGA